One window of Aliarcobacter lanthieri genomic DNA carries:
- a CDS encoding YagK/YfjJ domain-containing protein has translation MLNSNNKKTNNRLDSTKKYIDDLSKNYSKLNIVRVDLSYTKKDSKKVTFEDASKDLNKMLNNRRGKSSVFGEMVGYIAKKEVGEDKGVHIHAAIIYDGNKVREDITKAEQIGEYWKNNITKGKGLFHNCSKNEYKNKGVGILDHRDKEKRNTLDENVLPYLCKDEQNENTLKTNSKDRIFTRGIVKKTKSNAGRPRNK, from the coding sequence ATGCTTAACAGTAACAACAAAAAAACTAATAATAGGTTAGATAGCACAAAAAAATATATAGATGATTTATCTAAAAATTACTCTAAGTTAAATATCGTAAGAGTAGATTTAAGCTATACAAAAAAAGATAGTAAAAAAGTAACTTTTGAAGATGCAAGTAAAGATTTAAATAAAATGTTAAATAATAGAAGAGGTAAATCATCTGTATTTGGTGAAATGGTTGGGTATATAGCAAAAAAAGAAGTAGGAGAAGATAAAGGAGTTCATATTCATGCTGCAATTATTTACGATGGTAATAAAGTAAGAGAAGATATCACAAAAGCAGAACAAATAGGAGAGTATTGGAAAAATAATATTACAAAAGGTAAAGGATTATTTCATAACTGTAGTAAAAATGAATATAAAAATAAAGGTGTAGGTATTTTAGACCATAGAGATAAAGAAAAGAGGAATACACTTGATGAGAATGTTTTACCTTACTTATGCAAAGATGAACAAAATGAAAATACTTTAAAAACCAATAGTAAAGATAGAATATTTACAAGAGGTATAGTAAAAAAGACAAAAAGTAATGCAGGAAGACCTAGAAATAAATAA
- a CDS encoding Fic/DOC family protein — translation MVSKYQLKDNSFYIKDTDIPINKYNIDDSETLHEIEKELLEEAYLIFFDELDESTVFHENYLKELHKRTFESLYEWAGVFRDFNMAKGDSRFCQGAYVQNESKKIFEALKKENYLKDFENRPKEEFANRLAYFQCELIALHPFYELNGRITRMFFDMIVAYNGYKFINYSNFTPKKYIQASIDCVQLADCDNLEKIILNGLEK, via the coding sequence ATGGTATCAAAGTATCAGCTAAAAGATAACTCTTTTTATATAAAAGACACTGATATTCCTATCAATAAATATAATATTGATGATAGTGAAACATTACATGAAATCGAAAAAGAGCTTCTTGAAGAAGCTTATCTTATTTTTTTTGATGAGTTAGATGAGAGTACAGTTTTTCATGAAAACTATCTAAAAGAATTACATAAAAGAACATTTGAATCACTTTATGAATGGGCTGGAGTTTTTAGAGACTTTAATATGGCAAAAGGTGATAGTAGATTTTGTCAAGGTGCGTATGTACAAAATGAATCAAAAAAAATATTTGAAGCTTTGAAAAAAGAAAATTATCTAAAAGATTTTGAAAATAGACCCAAAGAAGAGTTTGCAAATAGATTGGCATATTTTCAATGTGAACTGATAGCATTACATCCCTTTTATGAACTAAATGGAAGAATCACTCGTATGTTCTTTGATATGATAGTTGCATATAATGGATATAAATTTATAAACTATTCAAACTTTACACCTAAAAAATATATTCAAGCATCAATAGATTGCGTACAACTTGCAGATTGTGACAACTTAGAAAAAATTATATTAAATGGACTTGAAAAGTGA
- a CDS encoding DUF262 domain-containing protein: MTKDVKVFVNSFDEFISNLPFQLAIDSYQRPYVWGEGKVNELIDDLKEYLYNPKSLSYYMGTILLHKKTDDKNQTKYYIIDGQQRLTTLMILYFVHFNNLPKNTSLSYNSPVSVKYIQEVKSKFINNQTIFKNHMNDLFNKISFTFVITNSEDLAFTFFDTQNNRGVKLSTTDLLKAYHLRAIDGNSKEELQIKYAKEWETIQRQESILPTSYDFVSQLYEKFIYRVRNWTGQKNIIKENREQIIKEFQTDTLSTKDNLVNLYNNINNQKYLNIRFEDNKMVQNFTKELYNKNSIDLPFTLRQPIDKGVGFFLFTKKYAQILDYIFMQNNKDILDTNILEFRKFYNIVYKHLSIYLKELFIISILIFYDKFKSNKLLEFALCLDYNLGAIRLEKTYVFEQAPIKFLKESSLNLFDLISFSFRSEEVINYLKSEGKRISVYEKENIKPNEGVQGRYKASVLKYFEKEFKEEKLNYLKDREYWNDYKIKGLNG, translated from the coding sequence GTGACAAAAGATGTTAAAGTATTTGTAAATAGTTTTGATGAGTTTATAAGTAATTTGCCATTTCAATTAGCGATTGACAGCTACCAAAGACCATATGTATGGGGTGAAGGAAAAGTAAATGAGCTAATAGATGATTTAAAAGAGTATTTGTATAATCCTAAAAGTCTTAGTTACTATATGGGAACTATACTTTTACATAAAAAGACAGATGATAAAAATCAAACAAAATACTATATTATTGATGGTCAACAGCGACTAACAACCTTGATGATTTTGTATTTTGTTCATTTCAATAACTTACCTAAAAATACTTCTTTAAGTTATAATTCGCCTGTTTCTGTTAAATACATTCAGGAAGTGAAAAGTAAGTTTATAAATAATCAAACCATTTTTAAAAATCATATGAATGATTTATTCAATAAAATTTCATTTACTTTTGTAATTACTAATTCAGAAGATTTAGCTTTTACTTTTTTTGATACACAAAATAATAGAGGTGTAAAATTAAGTACTACTGATTTACTTAAAGCATATCATTTAAGAGCAATCGATGGTAATTCAAAAGAAGAATTACAAATAAAATACGCAAAAGAATGGGAAACTATCCAAAGACAAGAAAGTATTTTACCTACAAGTTACGATTTTGTATCTCAACTTTATGAAAAATTTATTTATAGAGTAAGAAACTGGACAGGACAAAAAAATATAATTAAAGAAAATAGAGAACAAATAATAAAAGAATTTCAAACAGATACACTCTCAACTAAAGATAATTTAGTAAATCTTTATAACAATATAAATAATCAAAAGTATTTAAATATTAGATTTGAAGATAACAAGATGGTTCAGAATTTTACAAAAGAACTTTATAATAAAAATAGTATAGATTTACCTTTTACATTAAGACAGCCTATTGATAAAGGAGTAGGCTTTTTTCTATTTACAAAGAAATATGCTCAAATTTTAGATTATATTTTTATGCAAAATAACAAAGATATTTTGGATACAAATATCTTAGAGTTTAGAAAATTTTATAATATAGTTTATAAGCATTTATCAATTTATCTAAAAGAATTATTTATTATTTCTATTTTAATTTTTTATGATAAATTCAAAAGTAATAAGCTTTTAGAGTTTGCTTTATGTCTTGATTATAATTTAGGTGCAATTAGACTTGAAAAAACATATGTTTTTGAACAAGCACCTATTAAATTTTTAAAAGAGAGTTCTCTTAATTTATTTGATTTAATAAGTTTTAGCTTTAGATCTGAAGAAGTAATAAATTATTTAAAATCTGAAGGAAAAAGAATTAGTGTATATGAAAAAGAAAACATTAAACCAAATGAAGGTGTTCAAGGTAGATATAAAGCATCAGTATTAAAATATTTTGAAAAAGAATTTAAAGAAGAAAAATTGAATTATTTAAAAGATAGAGAATATTGGAATGACTATAAGATAAAGGGATTAAATGGTTAA
- a CDS encoding type I restriction-modification system subunit M: protein MAIKKTELYSSLWASADELRGGMDASEYKNYVLTLLFMKYVSDKKDDANSLIDVPKGVSFEDMIALDGDKEIGDKINKIIAKLAEENDLKGVIDTADFNDSTKLGSGKQMVDTLSKLIKIFDNLNLTSNTAEGDDLLGDAYEYLMRHFATESGKSKGQFYTPSEVSTILPQIIGIDENTTPRQTIYDPTCGSGSLLLKASSLAPNGLSIYGQEKEVSTTALCKMNMILHNNASAVIAPGGQSTLANPFFEDEPNVKLTTFDFVVANPPFSLKAWTNGVESPDKYSRFEGFVTPPEKNGDYAFLLHICKSMKSDGKGAVILPHGVLFRGNAEGVIREKLIRKGWIKGIIGLPANLFYGTGIPACIIVLDKENAQNRTGIFMIDASKGFKKDGNKNRLRSQDVHKIVDTFNKTLEIKKYSKMVTLRDIELNEYNLNIPRYIDSSESEDIQDLYAHLNGGIPNVDIENLKEYWDVFKTLKSELFEPSVKDGYSNAKIESNEIKSFILNHDEFKKFSNDVFDLYKKWDYSERFCNLDIGFKPKELIYEISESMLEKFKDVKLISKYDIYQILMDYWAETMQDDCYLISQGGWDIGSNLRELIPSKDKNDKNVYKEAHDFEFNKIRYVADLIPPKLLINRYFQEEQKAIDELQSKLDSASSELENYIEENSGEEGLLEEAKNDKGNISKKSIDDRLKNTKDKDEIKALKECKKLIELEAKAKIELRIAVDKLTLAVFKKYPTLKIEDIKEIVIEDKWLKHISNQIKEEINRVTTSLANRIKILEDRYKEPLKTIENDVNILSKKVEEHLKAMALSW, encoded by the coding sequence ATGGCAATCAAAAAAACAGAACTATATAGCTCATTATGGGCAAGTGCAGATGAACTAAGAGGTGGAATGGATGCAAGTGAGTATAAAAACTATGTACTTACTTTGTTATTTATGAAATATGTATCAGATAAAAAAGATGATGCTAATAGTCTTATTGATGTTCCTAAAGGTGTTAGTTTTGAAGATATGATAGCCTTAGATGGTGATAAAGAAATTGGTGATAAAATAAATAAGATTATCGCTAAACTTGCAGAAGAAAATGACTTAAAAGGTGTGATTGATACCGCAGATTTCAATGATAGCACAAAACTTGGTAGTGGTAAACAAATGGTTGATACATTATCAAAACTTATCAAGATTTTTGATAATCTTAATCTTACATCAAACACAGCAGAGGGAGATGATTTACTTGGCGATGCTTATGAATATCTTATGCGACACTTTGCGACAGAATCAGGAAAAAGTAAAGGTCAGTTTTATACTCCATCAGAAGTTTCTACAATCCTACCTCAAATTATAGGTATAGATGAAAATACAACTCCAAGACAAACTATCTATGACCCAACTTGTGGAAGTGGTTCACTACTTTTAAAAGCTTCATCATTAGCTCCAAATGGTCTTAGTATCTATGGACAAGAAAAAGAGGTATCTACAACTGCACTTTGTAAAATGAATATGATTTTACATAATAATGCTAGTGCAGTTATTGCTCCTGGTGGTCAAAGTACTCTTGCAAATCCATTTTTTGAAGATGAACCAAATGTAAAACTTACAACTTTTGACTTTGTAGTAGCTAATCCTCCTTTTTCACTAAAAGCTTGGACAAATGGAGTGGAAAGTCCTGATAAATACTCAAGATTTGAAGGTTTTGTAACACCTCCTGAAAAAAATGGTGACTATGCTTTTTTACTTCATATTTGTAAATCTATGAAATCAGATGGAAAGGGTGCTGTTATTCTTCCTCATGGTGTTTTATTTAGAGGAAATGCAGAAGGAGTTATTAGAGAAAAGCTTATTAGAAAAGGTTGGATAAAAGGAATCATTGGACTACCTGCAAACCTTTTTTATGGTACAGGAATTCCTGCTTGTATTATAGTTCTTGATAAAGAAAATGCTCAAAATAGAACGGGAATTTTTATGATAGATGCCTCAAAAGGCTTTAAAAAAGATGGAAATAAAAATAGACTTAGAAGTCAAGATGTACATAAAATCGTAGATACGTTTAATAAAACTCTTGAAATAAAAAAATACTCTAAAATGGTAACTCTAAGAGATATTGAACTAAATGAATATAACCTAAATATTCCAAGATATATAGATAGTAGTGAAAGTGAAGATATACAAGATTTATATGCCCACTTAAACGGTGGAATACCAAATGTTGATATTGAAAATCTAAAAGAGTATTGGGATGTATTTAAAACTTTAAAATCAGAACTATTTGAACCAAGTGTTAAAGATGGATATTCAAATGCAAAGATAGAATCAAATGAAATAAAAAGCTTTATTTTAAATCATGATGAATTTAAAAAGTTTAGTAATGATGTATTTGATTTATATAAAAAATGGGATTATTCTGAAAGATTTTGTAATTTAGATATTGGTTTTAAACCAAAAGAGTTAATCTATGAAATAAGTGAATCAATGCTTGAAAAATTTAAAGATGTAAAACTTATAAGTAAATATGATATTTACCAAATACTTATGGATTATTGGGCTGAAACTATGCAAGATGATTGTTATTTGATTTCTCAAGGTGGTTGGGATATTGGCTCAAACTTAAGAGAACTAATCCCTTCAAAAGACAAAAATGATAAAAATGTATATAAAGAGGCTCACGATTTTGAGTTTAATAAAATTAGATATGTAGCAGATTTAATACCTCCAAAACTTTTGATAAATAGATATTTCCAAGAAGAACAAAAAGCTATTGATGAACTTCAATCAAAACTAGATAGTGCTTCAAGTGAACTTGAAAACTACATAGAAGAAAATAGTGGAGAAGAGGGGCTTCTTGAAGAGGCTAAAAATGATAAAGGAAATATCAGTAAAAAATCTATTGATGATAGACTAAAAAACACAAAAGATAAAGATGAAATTAAAGCTTTAAAAGAGTGTAAAAAACTAATTGAACTTGAAGCAAAAGCAAAAATAGAATTAAGAATTGCAGTTGATAAACTAACTCTTGCAGTATTTAAAAAATATCCAACATTAAAAATAGAAGATATAAAAGAGATAGTAATAGAGGATAAATGGTTAAAACATATCAGTAACCAAATAAAAGAAGAGATAAATCGAGTAACTACAAGTTTGGCAAATAGAATCAAAATTTTAGAAGATAGATATAAAGAACCACTAAAAACTATCGAAAATGACGTAAATATTTTAAGTAAAAAAGTGGAAGAACATCTAAAAGCTATGGCGCTTTCATGGTAA
- a CDS encoding restriction endonuclease subunit S, with translation MVNLKDWQEINIGSDTTLKARIGWQGLTTGEYKDSGEYYLVTGTDFENGLVNWDTCHFVNKWRFDQDKNIQLKVNDVLITKDGTIGKAGFIDTIKLPTTLNSGVFVIRTNSNKLDQKYLYYIFTSEIFVEFLNRLTAGSTINHLYQKDFIHFTFKAPNIEEQKAIAKALSDTDELITTLEKLISKKEAIKQGTMQQLLTGKKRLSGFSDEWEEKGLGEIAIFRRGSFPQPYGLSKWYDESNGLPFIQVYDVDKNMKLKNDTKQHISDIAKKLSVFVKKGTVILTIQGSIGRIAITQYDAYIDRTLLIFTDFLVQMDKIFFSYVVQELFRIEKEKAAGGTIKTITKEELSSFSVMIPRFLEQQAIAQILSDMDNEIEILKSKLSKTKAIKDGIISELLTGKTRLKVKDE, from the coding sequence ATGGTAAATCTAAAAGATTGGCAAGAGATAAATATTGGGAGTGACACTACTTTAAAAGCTAGGATTGGTTGGCAAGGTTTAACAACTGGTGAATACAAAGATAGTGGAGAATATTATCTTGTAACTGGAACTGATTTTGAAAATGGTTTAGTAAATTGGGATACTTGTCATTTTGTAAATAAATGGAGATTTGACCAAGATAAAAATATTCAATTAAAAGTTAATGATGTACTTATCACAAAAGATGGAACTATTGGTAAAGCTGGTTTTATTGATACTATTAAGTTGCCAACAACTTTAAATAGTGGGGTGTTTGTAATAAGAACAAATAGTAATAAATTAGACCAAAAGTATCTGTATTATATTTTTACATCTGAAATTTTTGTTGAATTTTTGAATAGATTAACAGCAGGTTCTACAATCAATCACTTGTATCAAAAAGACTTTATACACTTTACTTTTAAAGCTCCAAATATTGAAGAACAAAAAGCAATAGCAAAAGCTTTAAGTGATACAGATGAACTTATTACAACACTAGAAAAACTAATATCAAAAAAAGAAGCTATCAAACAAGGCACTATGCAACAACTACTAACTGGTAAAAAAAGATTAAGTGGATTTAGTGATGAGTGGGAAGAAAAAGGGCTTGGAGAAATTGCTATTTTTAGAAGAGGGAGTTTCCCTCAACCATATGGGTTATCTAAATGGTATGATGAATCCAATGGATTACCTTTTATACAAGTTTATGATGTTGATAAAAATATGAAGCTCAAAAATGATACAAAACAGCATATAAGTGATATAGCAAAAAAATTAAGTGTTTTTGTTAAAAAAGGTACTGTAATTCTTACTATTCAAGGAAGTATAGGAAGAATAGCAATAACTCAATATGATGCATATATTGATAGAACATTGTTGATTTTTACTGATTTTTTAGTTCAAATGGATAAAATTTTCTTTTCTTATGTTGTTCAAGAGTTATTCAGAATTGAAAAAGAGAAAGCTGCAGGTGGAACAATTAAGACAATAACAAAAGAAGAATTATCTAGTTTTAGTGTAATGATTCCAAGATTTTTAGAACAACAAGCAATAGCTCAAATTCTATCAGATATGGACAATGAAATAGAAATTTTAAAATCAAAACTCTCAAAAACAAAAGCCATCAAAGATGGTATAATAAGTGAACTTCTTACTGGAAAAACTAGATTAAAGGTAAAAGATGAGTAA
- a CDS encoding DUF262 domain-containing protein has product MVKSKLFTINDIVEKDFSFEIPIYQRLYVWKDEQVKILLDDLYEAFKSNKDIFYLGNVLVVENSNNKHFDLIDGQQRFTTLWMFSIVFKEAMESFIYKNGNFRLNFSIRDEVKNFFNSFLMDKDTNLRIDENISKALVEIKNYFQNKNKDIFEFTKFLMQKVQLLFTIVPKETDLNKLFELINNRGVQLQHHEILKAKILKKIDDNEKLKYSNLWDSCSYMDNYVEKNLRDIAKVKISQIFSNKKSKKDVEPLAIAEEVLKLINNTKLTKFEPLSLEQILKDNKNISETVEDNLDEYKSNSNVRSIITFSMLLQHTLRIYLIKKESKDIQKILDKELLNIFDSYFFFDSNNKEDVKYFIELLWRVRYMFDKYIIKWVETEDGETHLINQLYLNHNKIKKSKSLVRGEPESNEGVALLQSMIYHSQQLTTHYWLTPYLYYLYLNGGNNKKHYEYLRYLDNNLLSNRSEETLMQRTYKFTKDFSYSENYDYTELREAKGVRFSHYWFYKLEFVLWYLLKDKKDKKWEKFRFTAKNSVEHISPQHPKEEDTNKVSKDILDTFGNTSLVSRSINSEYSNLPYNEKRQRFFNKNKEKLDSLKMDLIYQNKEWNDNLAIEHQKKMFEYLEEYFESEIIYE; this is encoded by the coding sequence ATGGTTAAATCAAAATTATTTACTATAAATGATATTGTAGAAAAAGATTTTAGCTTTGAAATTCCTATTTATCAAAGACTTTATGTTTGGAAAGATGAGCAAGTAAAAATACTTTTGGATGATTTGTATGAAGCATTTAAATCAAATAAGGATATTTTTTATCTTGGAAATGTTTTGGTTGTAGAAAATAGTAATAACAAACATTTTGATTTAATAGATGGACAGCAAAGATTTACAACTTTATGGATGTTTTCTATTGTTTTTAAAGAAGCAATGGAATCCTTTATTTATAAGAATGGAAATTTTAGACTAAATTTCTCTATTCGTGATGAAGTAAAAAACTTTTTTAATTCATTTTTGATGGATAAAGATACTAATTTGAGAATTGATGAAAATATATCAAAAGCATTAGTAGAGATTAAAAACTATTTTCAAAATAAGAATAAAGATATATTTGAGTTTACAAAGTTTTTAATGCAAAAAGTACAATTGTTATTTACTATTGTGCCTAAAGAAACTGATTTAAATAAGCTTTTTGAACTTATTAATAATCGAGGAGTGCAACTACAACATCATGAAATTCTAAAAGCAAAGATTTTAAAGAAAATTGATGATAATGAAAAATTAAAATATAGTAATTTATGGGATTCTTGTTCCTATATGGATAATTACGTGGAAAAAAATCTTAGAGATATTGCAAAAGTAAAAATATCTCAAATTTTTTCTAATAAAAAATCAAAAAAAGATGTTGAACCTCTAGCTATTGCTGAAGAAGTTTTAAAATTAATTAATAATACTAAATTAACAAAGTTTGAGCCATTATCATTAGAACAGATTTTAAAAGACAATAAAAATATATCTGAAACAGTAGAAGATAATCTAGATGAATATAAATCCAATAGTAATGTAAGAAGTATCATTACATTTTCAATGCTATTACAACATACTTTAAGAATTTATTTAATAAAAAAAGAATCTAAAGATATTCAAAAGATATTGGATAAAGAATTACTAAATATTTTTGATAGTTATTTCTTTTTTGATTCTAATAATAAAGAAGATGTAAAATACTTTATAGAATTGTTATGGAGAGTTAGGTACATGTTTGATAAATATATTATCAAATGGGTAGAAACTGAAGATGGTGAAACACATCTGATTAATCAGCTTTATTTAAATCATAATAAAATTAAAAAGTCAAAAAGTCTAGTAAGAGGAGAACCTGAATCAAATGAAGGTGTAGCATTGCTTCAAAGTATGATATATCATTCACAACAACTTACAACACATTATTGGTTAACTCCATATTTGTATTATTTATATTTAAACGGTGGAAACAATAAAAAACATTATGAGTATTTAAGATATTTGGATAATAATTTATTATCTAATAGAAGCGAAGAGACCTTAATGCAACGAACATATAAGTTTACAAAAGATTTTAGTTACAGCGAAAATTATGATTATACTGAACTTAGAGAAGCAAAAGGTGTTAGATTTTCTCATTATTGGTTTTACAAATTAGAATTTGTTTTGTGGTATTTATTAAAAGATAAAAAAGATAAAAAATGGGAAAAATTTAGATTTACTGCAAAAAACTCAGTTGAACATATTTCTCCACAGCATCCTAAAGAGGAAGATACAAATAAAGTATCAAAAGATATTTTAGATACTTTTGGTAATACATCTCTTGTATCAAGAAGTATAAATTCTGAATACAGTAACTTACCATATAATGAGAAGAGACAAAGATTTTTTAATAAAAATAAAGAAAAACTAGATTCTTTAAAAATGGACTTGATATACCAAAATAAAGAATGGAATGATAACTTAGCAATAGAACATCAAAAAAAGATGTTTGAGTATCTAGAAGAATATTTTGAAAGTGAGATAATATATGAGTGA
- a CDS encoding DNA-binding protein has product MNTNYNLLLPNKVLFNLKDIEDLGVIKIDMAKKLVYNGVLEVVKIGNKIHISRDELIKYLETNTSKNIA; this is encoded by the coding sequence ATGAATACAAATTATAATTTGCTACTTCCAAATAAAGTACTTTTTAATCTCAAAGATATAGAAGATTTAGGGGTTATAAAAATAGATATGGCAAAAAAGCTTGTCTATAATGGAGTTTTAGAAGTAGTTAAAATTGGAAATAAAATTCATATTTCAAGAGATGAATTAATTAAGTATTTAGAAACAAATACATCAAAAAATATAGCCTAG